The Vidua macroura isolate BioBank_ID:100142 chromosome 27, ASM2450914v1, whole genome shotgun sequence genome includes a window with the following:
- the LOC128819621 gene encoding feather keratin Cos2-2-like — MSCCKPCDPCCQPCGPCPLANSCNECCVRQCQSSHVVIEPPAVLVTLPGPILSSFPQHTAVGSSTSAAVGNILSCGGVPISSGGFDISCITNCYGGSRCCRPC; from the coding sequence atgtcctgctgcaagCCCTGCGAcccttgctgccagccctgcggcccctgcccgctggccaacagctgcaatgagtgctgtgtcaggcagtgccagagctcccaCGTTGTCATTGAGCcgcctgctgtgctggtgaccctgcccggccccatcctcagctccttcccacagcacaCCGCCGTGGGATCTTCTACCTCCGCTGCTGTTGGCAACATCCTCAGCTGTGGCGGAGTGCCCATCAGCTCCGGGGGCTTTGACATCTCCTGCATCACCAACTGCTATGGTGGCAGCAGATGTTGTCGTCCCTGCTAA